The Salvelinus namaycush isolate Seneca unplaced genomic scaffold, SaNama_1.0 Scaffold4, whole genome shotgun sequence DNA window gttggcatggtgcaggagcagatagggtcaaagcagtggaatggggtagtgggtttttaatgagtgtagggttagttggcatggtgcaggagcagatagggtcaaagcagtggaatggggtagtgggtttttaatgagtgtagggttagttgtcatggtgcaggagcagatagtgtcaaagtagtggaatggggtagtgggtatttaatgagtgtagggttagttggaagGGTGTTTTATTATTTGTATCACAAAGTAAATTAGATTTATATTATAGTCCAGTtgggggcggtaatgcaacatattggatgccaaccaccgttaaactccaaagaagaagaaacgttatattatgtctatgtacagtgttgtaacaatgtctctctctctctctcattccatcactgtcgtggtagttggttgtgttggtctctggttatgaatggggtgctgacagacaatcgttgatggatatttatagagctctgatcaggACAACAATTGATTACAGGTGTATAGTTTATGGAACAGCAGCAAAGACTTGTCTTCAGAAGCTGGACAGAATCCAGTATATAGCTTTAAGGATATGTATTGGTGCATTTAAATCAACATCTGTATGTGTCTtactagtggagacaggtgagatgCCTTTGGATATACGGCGTAATAAATTGTCATTAGCTTATTGGGTTGAAAGGCTGTGAGGTTGAGCATCCCACTGCtactgttctggatgactgttgGGAATATACTAGTAGACAAGGCAGTGGTTTTGGTTGGACAGTTGGAAAGCTTGCTGATGAGAGTGGTTTGAAGGAGTTGGAGGTTGGCCCTTCTGTGGTGATAGGGGATGTTCCTCCATGGTTACTCCCAGATCCTGTTGTTGATCTAACCCTGGTAGACAAAAGGAAAGATTGGTCAGAAGTCAGTGATGAAGGGAAACTGGTTGATAATTACATTGGTAGAAGTTTCTATGCTTTTTTACCTCTTTTCCCAAATGGATCCAAGGACCCAGATAGTGGGCACACAGGAGCAGGCGTTTACCTTCCTGAATTTGATGTGCAGATATGTAGAAGACTAACAGATGAACTGTCAGTACCCTCAGTTGAACTGTTGGTGATAATAGTTGTCCTCCAGTGGGTGGAGGACGTACAACCTGTTAGAATTATAGGATGCTCAGATTCTCTgtctgtattgaatagtttatcaTCTGGTAAATCTAGTAGGAGTGAcctacaaaatcaaatcaaattgtatttgtcacatgcgccgaatacaacaggtgtagaccttacagtgaaatgctgaatacaacaggtgtagaccttatagtgaaatgctgaatacaacaggtgtagaccttacagtgaaatgctgaatacaacaggtgtagaccttacagtgaactgctgaatacaacaggtgtagaccttacagtgaaatgctgaatacaacaggtatagaccttacagtgaaatgctgaatacaacaggtgtagtagaccttacagtgaaatgcttacttacgagatCCTAACCAACAATGAAGTTAAAACATGTTTGGATCAGAATAAGaataaaaagtaacaagtaattaaagagcagcagtaaaataacaatagtgagactatatacaggggcgtaccggtacagagtcaatgtggaggctatatacagggggtaccggtacagagtcaatgtggaggctatatacagggggtaccggtacagagtcaatgtggaggctatatacagggggtaccggtacagagtcaatgtgtaggctatatacagggggtaccggtacagagtcaatgcgcTGGGGcatcggttagttgaggtagtatgtacatgtaggtagagttattaaagtgactattcatagatgataacaacagagagtagcagcagtgtaaaagaggggggggggggagcaaatagtctgggtagccatttgatttgatgttcaggagtcttatgacttgggggtagaagctgtttaggtacctcttgaacctagacttggtgctccggtaccgcttgccttgcggtagcagagagaacagtctttgactagggtggctggagtctttgacaatttttagggccttcctctgacaccgcctggtatagaggtcctggatggccggaagcttggccccagtgatgtactgggccattcgcactaccctctgtagtgccttgtagtCGGAGGCCAAGCAGCTGCCATACTATTGGAAGTATTACTGTTATTATGGAGAATTGAGAGAATGGGTGTAGTAGTGAGATTCTGCTGGGTTCCAGCACATTCAGGTGTGGAAGGAAATTAAATTGTAGACCAGTTAGCTAAAAGAGCTTTAAAACAAGATATAATTGATATTAATGTTCCACTGGGTAGAGGTGAGGCCAAATGTAAGATCAGAGACATTTTGATAGATGTGTGGCAGAAGAGATGGGACTCTGAGGACAAGGACAAGGGGCATTTATATGTCCTCTAAAGGTCGGTGGACCAAGGATCAAAGGTCAGATTAGGAAGGAAGACGTGGTGTTTACTCGATTGTGTTTAGGACATTGTACATTGAACTGGTCTGTACAATAACGTTGGTTTGTGTACCGCCattatatcatagaagaagaagtTGTTGTGTGAGGGTTTTGTGGTTCCTGAGGAGGGCTTCTATTCTTTTTTCAAGTATTTTCTGAATTTATTAAAGCCAAAGCTAAAGCTACCCTAAACAATTCaatatatcagtcaatatattttctctgtgatttgttgttttcccgtcaaccgttccatcgcatcttaacccTGTTACCGGGCGGGCACTAGgacccgggggaggctgctgctgcagaggctgctgcacCGGTAGTGACGTCAGTCCTACTTGTAGCTCATTGTGGTCAACGTCAGCTGTGGCTCGAGACTGCTAGCTAACGGTTAACGGAGAGGAAAAGACTCTGACAGGACACATTCATGTAGATAGGCTATGATGGCAATTTGTGGTAAGTtacattagagagagagacttttcacTACTATAGACTTTGGTCATAATCAAAGCTTTGTTAACCAATACGTTTTTATGTGAGGCTGCCGGTAAGTTACAGTGTAACAGACGTTGTGAGCTAGCTAACGGTAACGTTAACGGTGTCTTTTAAATACGACATAAGTTATGTGGCGATGATATCTAgataacgttgtatttaatgtagttttactatctgtaccaggctataaatgacacaaacgatatctagttaacgttgtatttaatgtagttttactatctgtaccaggctataaatgacacagatgatatctagttaacgttgtatttaatgtagttttactatctgtgccaggctataaatgacacaaatgatatttagttaacgttgtatttaatgtagttttactatctgtaccaggctataaatgacacagatgatatctagttaacgttgtaagagaggtgaaatgtaattctAAGGATCATTCCAGTCAGAAGAGGCTCTGTGAAGGTTCGTTTCAATTCATTTGCTATGGCCTCTGACAGAGGCCATAGCAAATGtacctactgtctgtctctctctctctgtctctctctgtctctctctctctctctctctctgtctctctctcaacagcgctctgcacaggcagcagtggaggacagtgatcagatctttactgagctgatccgctccattgagagaaggagctctgaggtgaaggagctgatcagagcccaagagaaggctcaagtgagtcaagctgaaggactcctggagcaactgaagcaggagatagctgagctgaggaagagaagcactgagctggagcagctctcacacacagaggatcACATCCATTTCCTCCAGGTAACTAAACTGTCTTGTTACATGTGATATGAAATTAACTTCATGTGAAACGATTCAtctacatcattatgttgtcctgtctctctgtccatccctctctctctctctgtccatccctctctctctctctgtccgcccctctctccctttgtccgtccccctctctctctctgtcggtctctctctctccctctgtcggtccctctctgcccctctctctctgtccctctctctatgcacctttctctctctgtccctctctctcgctctctgtccctctctctcgctctctgtccctctctcgctctctgtccctctctcgctctctgtccccctctcgctctctgtccccctctcgctctctgtccccctctcgctctctgtccctctctctctctctgttcctctctctctctctgtccctctctctctctctgtccctctctttctctgtccctctctctctctgtccctctctctctctctgttcctctctctctatgttcctctctctctctgtccctctgtctctctctctctctgtccctctctctctctgtccctctctctctctgtccctctatctctctgtccctctctctatctctctctgtccccctctctctctctgtccccctctctctctctgtccccctctctctctctgtccccctctctctctctgtccccctctccctctctgtccccctctccctctctgtccccctctctctctctgtccctctctctctctctgtccctctccctctctctgttcctctctctctctctgtccctctctctttctctgtccctcgctctccctctctctctgtctctgtccctctctctctgtccctctctctctctctgtcctttgctctctctctctgtcctttgctctctctctctgtcctttgctctctctctctgtcctttgctctctctctctgtccctcgctctccctctctctctgtccctcgctctccctctctctctgtccctcgctctccctctctctctgtccctctctctctctctctctctctgtccctctctctctctctctctctctgtccctctttctctctctctctctctctctgtctccccctgtctctctctctctctgtctctccagagttatcagtctctctccagtatcAGTGTATCTTCAGACTTACCCAGCATCGTTGTCCGTCCTCTTCAGTACTTTGGAGATGTGAGTAAGTCTGTgtctgaactgagagagaaactagaagacttccttaaaggagaatggaccaagatctccactacaggtgtgttgaaaacaataagaacatcaactttagaccattgaaagttccctactagtcatatacatgtggaatatggtctgatgataacattccctctctctgtcaatgtgtttgtgtgtctgtagtgaatatagtggatgttgtactgcctccagagcccaagaccagagaacagttgttacaatgtgagtctctttattgtgaagtaactaacagtctctttttactgacactcctaacaatccctctagaaatatatagcaatagtagatctaatcaaagactgggtatctatctgactcctcatatttctctgatttgatctctgctgtgctctaatcaaagacagggtagatacagtatctgacttaacttattgttctgactcccctcattggtctctgctctgctcttctcccagattcctgtcagctcacactggacccaaacacagcatacacacacctctctctgtctgaagggaACAGAAAGGTGACCTATACAGACCAAGTCCAACCATATcctgaccatccagacagattCACCAACTGGTGTCAGgttctgtgtagagagggtctgtctggacgctgttactgggaggtggagtggagtggtgATGTTTTTGTTACAGCAGTCTCATATAAAGACATCAGCAGAACAGAGACAGGGATAGGTAGTGCATTTGGATTCAATAACAAGTCCTGGAGTTTAAATTACTATAGTGGTGGTTATTGTTTCAGACACAATAGTGTTCAGACTAAAGTATCTGGCCCTCAGTcctccagagtaggagtgtacctggatcacaaggcaggtactctgtccttctacagtgtCTCTGACACAATGACCCTCCTCCACAGAGTCCAGACCACATTCACTCAGACCCTCTATCCTGGGTTTAGTCTCAATGGTactgctgagctggttaaactgtagtagggtccacatagatactagtcatggtggtttagtctatagctgagctggttaaactgtagtagggtccacatagatactagtcatgctggtgtagtctatagctgagctggttaaactgtagtagggtccacatagatactagtcatgctggtgtagtctatagctgagctggttaaactgtagtagggtccacatagatactagtcatgctggtgtagtctatagctgagctggttaaactgtagtagggtccacatagatactagtcatgctggtgtagtctatagctgagctggttaaactgtagtagggtccacatagatactagtcatgctggtgtagtctatagctgagctggttaaactgtagtagggtccacatagatactagtcatgctggtgtagtctatagctgagctggttaaactgtagtagggtccacatagatactagtcatgctggtgtagtctatagctgagctggttaaactgtagtagggtccacatagatactagtcatgctggtgtagtctatatctgagctggttaaactgtagtagggtccacatagatactagtcatgctggtgtagtctatagctgagctggttaaactgtagtagggtccacatagatactagtcatgctggtgtagtctatagctgagctggttaaactgtagtagggtccacatagatactagtcatgctggtgtagtctatagccgagctggttaaactgtagtagggtccacatagatactagtcatgctggtgtagtctatagctgagctggttaaactgtagtagggtccacatagatactagtcatgctggtgttgtctatagctgagctggttaaactgtagtagggtccacatagatactagtcatgctggtgtagtctatagctgagctggttaaactgtagtagggtccacatagatactagtcatgctggtgtagtctatagctgagctggttaaactgtagtagggtccacatagatactagtcattctggtgtagtctatagctgagctggttaaactgtagtagggtccacatagatactagtcatgctggtgtagtctatagctgagctggttaaactgtagtagggtccacatagatactagtcatgctggtgtagtctatagctgagctggttaaactgtagtagtgtccacatagatactagtcatgctggtgtagtctatagctgagctggttaaactgtagtagggtccacatagatactagtcatgctggtgtagtctataattgagctggtta harbors:
- the LOC120041010 gene encoding tripartite motif-containing protein 16-like; amino-acid sequence: MAQQGDLLDQDQFCCSVCLDLLKEPVTIPCGHSYCRSCIEGCWDQDVLKGVYSCPQCRETFTPRPNLRKNNMLAELVEKLRKTGLQAAPPPALCYAGPGDVACDFCTGTRKQKALMSCLACLASYFETHLQPHYEFHPLKKHKLVKATAQLQEKICSHHDKLLEVYCRTDQQCICYLCTMDEHKGHDTVSTAAERNEKQRQLGMSQQKVQQRFQEREKELKELQQAVESFKRSAQAAVEDSDQIFTELIRSIERRSSEVKELIRAQEKAQVSQAEGLLEQLKQEIAELRKRSTELEQLSHTEDHIHFLQSYQSLSSISVSSDLPSIVVRPLQYFGDVSKSVSELREKLEDFLKGEWTKISTTVNIVDVVLPPEPKTREQLLQYSCQLTLDPNTAYTHLSLSEGNRKVTYTDQVQPYPDHPDRFTNWCQVLCREGLSGRCYWEVEWSGDVFVTAVSYKDISRTETGIGSAFGFNNKSWSLNYYSGGYCFRHNSVQTKVSGPQSSRVGVYLDHKAGTLSFYSVSDTMTLLHRVQTTFTQTLYPGFSLNGTAELVKL